The Zonotrichia albicollis isolate bZonAlb1 chromosome 9, bZonAlb1.hap1, whole genome shotgun sequence genome has a window encoding:
- the SENP2 gene encoding sentrin-specific protease 2 — MYQWLLAVLRALRDAARQAPAPALALSPEPPRRKKPAPSVLSPVEDPEEIPAKRPKTECLSGTNKEPEEVSVAAKLPQKATSRSQKTEERGDFFFSESEDEVVYISSDSSFVASAEDEDATEPDKMPCDASPCMTEESPSFLCKRVPYLSLSRNNHIRAAPESPVTPRPPIKEPGPHSPGVSGTRRPLCAAEEDVQQAENKKYKELLSLFKEKYSGRLPSRRSARLNKVQTKEPGMTGSPLKEQKPRGACPPVPQRTSVKHGDVFSPQLPQRGVMVSYYTPPEDSRGQGKREKQAASVGQREAEVPQRKLFQFHVTPVLSKDLFFVDSEPLPCLEKPGDDLAPLTEAMESEISAAFDSGEPEDILSRAFKLTVTREDICTLQPLGWLNDRIMNFYMGLLVERSKKEGYPAVYAFNTFFYSKLSSTSHKGVKKWTKDVDIFEHDVIFVPIHLRIHWTLLVIDLREKTIKYFDSLGQKGDHICKTVLKYLEEESREKRNIELTASEWTLHSMGTEEIPQQNNGNDCGVFVCKFADFISRDKPIIFTPEHMPYFRRKMVWEIIHQQLLGDMH, encoded by the exons ATGTACCAATGGCTGCTCGCGGTCCTCCGCGCCCTCCGCGACGCCGCTCGCcaggccccggccccggccctcGCTCTCAGCCCGGAGCCGCCGCGCCGAAAGAAACCGGCCCCCAG TGTTCTGTCACCTGTGGAAGATCCTGAGGAGATCCCTGCAAAGAGGCCAAAAACAG AATGTCTCTCTGGGACTAACAAGGAGCCTGAAGAGGTCTCTGTGGCTGCCAAGTTGCCACAGAAGGCAACAAGTAGAAGCCAGAAGACTGAAGAGAGAGGTGactttttcttctctgagtCTGAAGATGAG GTTGTGTACATTTCTTCTGACTCTTCGTTTGTAGCATCTGCAGAGGATGAGGACGCAACAGAACCTG ACAAAATGCCTTGTGATGCCAGCCCGTGCATGACTGAGGAATCACCATCCTTTCTTTGTAAGAGAGTTCCATATCTGAG CCTGAGTAGGAATAACCACATCCGAGCTGCTCCTGAGAGCCCTGTCACACCCAGGCCCCCCATCAAGGAGCCAGGTCCCCACTCTCCTGGAGTCAGTGGCACCAGGAGGCCTTTGTGTGCTGCTGAAGAG GATGTTCAGCAAGcagaaaataagaaatacaAAGAGCTCTTGAGTCTGTTCAAAGAGAAATATTCTGGAAGACTTCCTTCTCGACGATCAGCAAGACTCAACAA AGTTCAAACCAAGGAACCAGGGATGACTGGGAGTCCCCTGAAAGAGCAAAAACCCAGAGGTGCCTGTCCACCTGTGCCACAAAGGACCA GTGTCAAACATGGGGATGTTTTCAGCCCCCAGCTGCCTCAGAGGGGTGTCATGGTCAG TTACTACACACCCCCAGAAGACTCTCGTGGTCAGGGAAAACGAGAGAAACAAGCTGCTTCAGTG ggccagcGTGAAGCCGAAGTCCCCCAAAGAAAGTTATTCCAGTTCCATGTGACACCTGTCTTGTCCAAAGACCTCTTCTTTGTGGACAGTGAGCCACTGCCTTGCCTGGAAAAGCCAGGAGATGATCTGGCTCCACTGACAGAG GCCATGGAGAGTGAGATCTCTGCTGCCTTTGACAGTGGTGAGCCTGAGGACATCCTGAGCAGGGCCTTCAAGCTGACTGTCACCCGTGAGGACATCtgcaccctgcagcccctgggctggctcAACGACAGG ATCATGAATTTCTACATGGGTCTTCTTGTGGAAAGAAGCAAGAAGGAAGGATACCCAGCAGTCTATGCTTTTAATACCTTCTTTTATTCCAAGCTGAGCTCTACTAGCCACAAGGGAGTAAAGAAATGGACTAAAGATGTGGATATCTTTGAGCACGATGTCATCTTCGTGCCTATTCACCTCAGAATTCACTGGACACTGCTG GTCATAGACCTCAGAGAGAAAACCATCAAATACTTTGACTCCTTGGGACAGAAAGGAGACCACATTTGTAAAACTGTCTT aaaatacctggaagaggaaagcagggaaaaaagaaacattgAATTGACTGCTTCTGAGTGGACTCTTCACAGCATGGGCACAGAG GAGATCCCTCAACAAAACAATGGAAATGActgtggagtttttgtttgCAAATTTGCCGATTTCATCTCCAGAGACAAACCCATCATCTTCACCCCG GAACACATGCCTTATTTCCGCAGGAAGATGGTGTGGGAAATAATccatcagcagctgctgggagacATGCACTGA